The following coding sequences are from one Humulus lupulus chromosome X, drHumLupu1.1, whole genome shotgun sequence window:
- the LOC133805739 gene encoding uncharacterized protein LOC133805739, whose amino-acid sequence MVLGDFNAPFSGDDRSGGCSIASVELVDPIGWKTNAKMEAIESMGSYFTWTNNQEGLARIYSKIDHALINEEWLDIFPHCLAVFKWEVVSDHCSCVVSNIPLEAMRTKLFRFDNFWSSHPDFNQLVLNSWRAPVHATGLRVIFTRVVRLKHHLKKLNRDRFGDVGSGYQSAMEALQTAQLQAQEKPQDFQLQEVVKERASEFHYQEQIYHSFIVQRSKINWIRKGDVNSSFFHAFLKKRKAENSIVSYINDQGLLIDDFKEVVGHFVEHFKNHLGSSSLATGIVDQSCLVLGSKLSVEQQLYLLKPFSAKEIRAALFSIPSTKLPGPDGYGSGFFKSMWKGYWSGYLLSNRSWFLYRPIP is encoded by the coding sequence ATGGTTCTTGGGGATTTTAATGCCCCGTTTTCAGGTGATGATAGGTCTGGTGGTTGCTCTATAGCTAGTGTTGAATTGGTTGATCCTATTGGGTGGAAAACTAATGCTAAAATGGAAGCTATTGAGAGCATGGGTTCTTATTTCACTTGGACAAACAACCAAGAAGGATTAGCAAGGATCTATTCCAAAATTGACCATGCTCTCATTAATGAAGAGTGGCTGGACATATTCCCACATTGTTTGGCTGTGTTTAAATGGGAGGTGGTGTCGGATCATTGCTCCTGTGTTGTCTCTAATATCCCTTTGGAGGCGATGAGAACTAAACTATTCAGATTTGATAACTTTTGGTCCAGCCACCCAGACTTTAATCAATTGGTGTTGAATAGCTGGAGAGCCCCTGTCCATGCTACTGGTTTGAGGGTGATTTTTACCAGGGTAGTTCGTTTGAAGCATCATCTTAAGAAGCTTAATAGGGACAGGTTTGGAGATGTTGGATCTGGCTACCAGTCGGCTATGGAAGCTCTTCAAACTGCCCAACTTCAAGCTCAAGAGAAGCCTCAAGACTTTCAGTTGCAGGAGGTAGTCAAAGAGAGGGCATCCGAGTTTcactatcaagaacaaatatatCATAGTTTCATTGTCCAGCGAAGCAAGATCAACTGGATTAGGAAGGGTGATGTgaactcctctttctttcatgccTTCCTGAAGAAGAGGAAAGCTGAGAATTCCATTGTCTCTTATATTAATGATCAAGGGTTATTGATAGATGATTTCAAGGAGGTGGTAGGCCATTTTGTTGAGCATTTTAAGAATCATTTGGGCAGTTCTAGTTTGGCTACAGGAATAGTAGATCAGAGTTGTTTAGTTTTAGGCTCTAAGCTTTCAGTGGAGCAGCAACTCTATCTTTTAAAACCTTTCTCTGCTAAGGAAATAAGAGCTGCTTTGTTTAGTATTCCTAGTACTAAATTGCCTGGCCCCGACGGTTATGGTTCTGGTTTTTTCAAGTCTATGTGGAAGGGATATTGGTCAGGATATTTGCTCAGCAATCGCTCATGGTTTCTCTACAGGCCAATTCCCTAA
- the LOC133805741 gene encoding uncharacterized protein LOC133805741 gives MAKLLCSRLAVVLPYIIQSNQGAFVRGRSIAHNIMIFQELIKNYGRANTSPRCAIKIDLSKAYDMVDWHFLENLLKAYCFPSNFIGWVMKCIRSTYYSLLINGRVQCNFKGGKDDVILFCEGSVSAVTILKASLRKFSEASGLSINSKKSQIYFGGVIAAVRTEILQVLQLPAGSFPLHYLGVPLRPTKWKHVDCEIILQKMRTKLFSWSSKQLSYAGRLLLIQTVLFGLRNYWMSVFILPQSIIKEIEKLCRQFLWRASGTRSKLHLAYWHQVCLPKAYGGLGLRDGASWNRALLARYVWAVSTKQDSLWVKWIQHIYLKGANFWDYVLKQDSSWYWRKLCHLRKRFNEGEVLAAGISGIFRPSKLYNSSLNQQIVDYKNAVWCRTILPKHMFLLWMVVNSFLLTRDNLAKCTIPLDSPLCPVCEDQWESHHHLFFDCCLSKRILTRIFSWLGYHAWASSFSEWTMGLNLSLNNSMSLIINMVLAALVYQIWRNRNRCIYDGYSLTANCIAKDVITLVQYRLYSVHSRKALPHLKLFLRKLSCM, from the exons ATGGCTAAGTTGTTGTGTTCCCGGTTGGCAGTGGTGCTTCCTTATATCATTCAATCTAATCAAGGTGCGTTTGTTCGTGGTAGATCTATAGCTCACAATATCATGATTTTTCAagagttaattaaaaattatggtAGAGCTAATACCTCTCCTCGTTGTGCGATTAAAATTGACCTTAGCAAGGCGTATGATATGGTTGATTGGCATTTTTTGGAAAATCTTTTGAAGGCCTACTGTTTTCCATCAAATTTTATTGGCTGGGTTATGAAGTGTATCAGAAGTACTTATTACTCTCTACTGATTAATGGTCGGGTCCAATGCAATTTCAAGGGGGGTAAAG ATGATGTGATCCTGTTTTGCGAAGGCTCTGTTTCGGCTGTGACTATTCTTAAGGCCTCTCTTAGGAAGTTTAGTGAAGCATCTGGTCTGTCTATTAATTCTAAGAAGTCTCAAATTTATTTTGGAGGGGTTATTGCAGCTGTTAGGACTGAGATATTGCAGGTGCTTCAACTTCCAGCAGGGTCTTTCCCTCTGCATTACCTTGGGGTGCCTTTGAGGCCTACTAAATGGAAGCACGTGGATTGTGAAATTATTCTCCAAAAGATGAGAACAAAACTGTTTTCCTGGTCAAGTAAGCAATTGTCTTATGCTGGCCGATTACTTCTCATACAAACTGTTCTGTTTGGATTGAGAAACTACTGGATGTCTGTGTTTATTTTACCTCAAAGCATCATCAAGGAAATTGAGAAGTTGTGCAGACAGTTTCTTTGGAGAGCCTCGGGAACTCGAAGTAAGTTACATTTAGCTTATTGGCATCAAGTTTGCTTGCCTAAGGCGTATGGTGGTCTTGGTCTAAGGGATGGAGCAAGCTGGAATAGGGCTCTTCTTGCCAGGTATGTATGGGCTGTCTCTACTAAACAAGACTCTCTTTGGGTAAAGTGGATCCAACATATTTACCTAAAGGGGGCTAACTTTTGGGATTATGTTTTGAAGCAAGACAGTAGCTGGTATTGGCGCAAGCTTTGTCATCTTAGAAAAAGATTCAATGAGGGAGAGGTCTTGGCTGCTGGTATATCTGGGATTTTCAGGCCTTCAAAGCTGTATAACAGCTCCCTAAATCAACAAATTGTGGACTATAAGAATGCGGTCTGGTGTCGCACTATTCTCCCCAAGCACATGTTTCTTTTATGGATGGTAGTTAACTCATTCCTCCTAACTAGAGACAACTTGGCCAAGTGCACCATTCCTCTAGACAGCCCGCTCTGCCCAGTTTGTGAAGATCAGTGGGAGAGTCATCACCACCTGTTCTTTGACTGTTGTTTATCAAAGAGAATTCTGACTCGCATCTTTTCTTGGCTTGGTTATCATGCTTGGGCTTCCAGTTTCTCGGAATGGACTATGGGGCTCAATCTTAGTCTTAATAACAGTATGAGCTTGATTATTAATATGGTTCTTGCAGCTTTGGTTTATCAAATTTGGAGGAATAGGAATAGATGCATTTATGATGGTTACTCTTTAACAGCCAACTGTATAGCTAAAGATGTAATTACCTTAGTCCAATACAGATTATACAGTGTTCATAGTAGGAAAGCTCTTCCTCATCTTAAGCTTTTCTTAAGGAAACTTTCTTGTATGTAA